A section of the Paenibacillus yonginensis genome encodes:
- the gcvPA gene encoding aminomethyl-transferring glycine dehydrogenase subunit GcvPA, translating to MKHRYLPITEDNKKEMLATIGVESVEDLFADIPASIRFNGELPVSSRLDEYALTRHMGALAGKNADSDRYVSFLGAGIYDHHVPSVINHVVSRSEFYTAYTPYQPEISQGELQAIFEFQSYICELTGMAVANASMYDGATALAEAANLAAGATRRKRIVVSRAVHPEARGVLDTYAHGLNLEVVEVGTLGGVTDAEALAQAVTPDTAAVIVQSPNFFGAVEDVQAFGELAHASKALLIVSTNPLALGLIEAPGRQGADIVIGDAQPLGISGSYGGPTCGFFAVSEAHMRRMPGRIVGQTTDRNGKRGFVLTLQAREQHIRREKATSNICSNQALLALCASVYLSLVGRQGLKEVSHLNLQKSHYAKQKLAAIKGVSIPFPSPTFNEFVIQLPEGTDMAALQSKLLAEGYIGGYDLGKTYPELAGHMLIAVTERRSKEEIDRFSVILEGSL from the coding sequence ATGAAACACCGTTATCTGCCGATTACTGAAGACAACAAAAAAGAAATGCTGGCCACGATCGGCGTAGAATCCGTGGAAGATCTGTTCGCCGACATTCCTGCCAGCATTCGCTTCAATGGCGAGCTGCCGGTATCCTCCCGTCTGGATGAATACGCCCTGACCCGCCATATGGGCGCGCTGGCCGGCAAAAACGCCGACAGCGACCGTTACGTCAGTTTCCTTGGCGCAGGCATTTACGATCATCACGTACCTTCCGTCATTAATCACGTCGTTTCCCGTTCGGAATTTTATACGGCTTATACGCCTTACCAGCCGGAGATCAGCCAAGGCGAGCTGCAGGCTATTTTTGAATTCCAGTCTTACATTTGCGAATTGACCGGCATGGCTGTTGCCAATGCCAGTATGTACGACGGGGCAACCGCGCTCGCGGAAGCTGCGAACCTTGCAGCGGGCGCGACCCGCCGCAAGAGGATTGTCGTCTCCCGTGCCGTCCATCCGGAAGCGCGCGGTGTCCTTGACACTTACGCTCACGGCCTCAATCTGGAAGTCGTCGAAGTCGGCACCTTGGGCGGCGTAACCGATGCCGAAGCGCTGGCCCAGGCGGTAACGCCGGATACGGCGGCCGTCATCGTGCAGAGCCCGAACTTCTTCGGGGCTGTGGAAGACGTGCAGGCGTTTGGCGAGCTGGCCCATGCCAGCAAAGCGCTGCTGATCGTCAGCACCAACCCGCTGGCGCTCGGACTGATCGAAGCGCCGGGCCGACAAGGCGCCGATATCGTGATCGGGGACGCTCAGCCGCTTGGCATTTCCGGCTCCTACGGCGGCCCAACATGCGGATTTTTTGCCGTATCCGAAGCGCATATGCGCCGGATGCCGGGCCGGATCGTCGGCCAGACGACCGACCGGAACGGCAAACGTGGTTTCGTGCTGACGCTGCAAGCGCGCGAGCAGCACATCCGCCGCGAGAAAGCAACATCCAACATCTGCTCCAACCAGGCGCTGCTGGCGCTGTGCGCTTCCGTTTATCTGTCGCTCGTGGGCAGACAGGGGCTTAAGGAGGTTTCCCACCTCAACCTGCAAAAAAGCCATTATGCCAAACAAAAACTGGCTGCCATAAAGGGGGTATCCATCCCCTTCCCTTCGCCGACCTTTAATGAATTCGTCATCCAGCTGCCGGAAGGTACAGACATGGCCGCTTTGCAAAGCAAACTGCTGGCCGAAGGTTATATTGGCGGTTATGACCTCGGCAAAACGTATCCGGAACTCGCAGGCCATATGCTGATTGCTGTTACGGAACGCCGCAGCAAAGAAGAAATCGACCGGTTTTCGGTTATTTTGGAGGGATCCCTATGA
- the gcvPB gene encoding aminomethyl-transferring glycine dehydrogenase subunit GcvPB: MSVSTKDLKDKALIFELSTPGRVAYSLPEIDVPVQPVEELIPAQFLRKEEAALPEVYEVDVIRHYTELSRRNFGVDNGFYPLGSCTMKYNPKINEDVARYAGFAKIHPYQPEESVQGALELMHTLQNDLAGLTGMDAVTLQPAAGAHGEWTGLMMIRAYHEERGEHNRVKVIVPDSSHGTNPASASVAGFQTVTIPSKANGLVDLDALRGAVGEDTAALMLTNPNTLGLFEEQIVEIAEIVHEAGGLVYYDGANSNAIMGITRPGDMGFDVVHLNLHKTMSTPHGGGGPGAGPVGVKNILLPYLPGPIVVKNEDGSFAFSEKQDRSIGRVKAYYGNFGILVRAYAYIRTYGPEGLRTVSEHAVLNANYMRARLAPYFEMPYDRICKHEFVMSGSGLKPYGIHTLDVAKRLLDFGYHPPTIYFPLNVEECIMIEPTETESKETLDDFIDTMIQIAQEAKENPELLLNAPYTTPVTRLDETGAARKPVLNCACS, from the coding sequence ATGAGCGTAAGCACCAAAGACTTGAAAGATAAAGCGCTGATCTTTGAACTGAGCACCCCGGGCCGTGTTGCTTATTCCCTGCCGGAAATCGACGTACCGGTCCAGCCTGTGGAAGAGCTGATTCCGGCGCAATTCCTGCGCAAGGAAGAAGCCGCTTTGCCTGAGGTTTACGAAGTGGACGTGATTCGCCACTATACGGAATTGTCCCGGCGCAACTTCGGGGTAGACAATGGTTTCTATCCGCTGGGCTCCTGCACGATGAAATACAATCCGAAAATCAACGAAGACGTGGCCCGTTACGCCGGCTTTGCCAAAATCCACCCTTACCAGCCGGAAGAAAGCGTACAGGGCGCGCTTGAGCTGATGCACACGCTGCAAAACGACCTGGCCGGACTGACCGGCATGGACGCGGTTACGCTGCAGCCTGCGGCCGGCGCCCATGGCGAATGGACCGGGCTGATGATGATCCGCGCTTACCATGAGGAACGCGGCGAGCACAACCGCGTCAAGGTGATCGTGCCGGACTCCTCGCACGGCACCAACCCGGCCAGCGCTTCCGTTGCCGGCTTCCAGACCGTCACGATTCCTTCCAAAGCAAACGGCCTGGTGGATCTGGATGCCCTGCGGGGAGCAGTTGGCGAAGATACGGCCGCTTTGATGCTGACGAATCCGAACACGCTTGGCTTGTTCGAAGAGCAGATCGTGGAAATCGCCGAAATCGTGCATGAAGCGGGCGGCCTGGTCTATTATGACGGCGCCAACTCCAACGCCATTATGGGCATCACCCGCCCTGGCGACATGGGCTTTGACGTTGTGCACTTGAACCTGCACAAAACGATGAGCACCCCTCACGGCGGCGGAGGCCCCGGCGCGGGTCCGGTCGGCGTGAAAAACATCCTGCTCCCTTACCTGCCAGGACCTATTGTCGTGAAAAACGAAGACGGCTCTTTCGCTTTCAGCGAAAAGCAGGACCGCTCGATTGGCCGCGTAAAAGCCTATTACGGCAACTTCGGCATTCTCGTCCGTGCTTACGCCTACATCCGTACTTACGGCCCGGAAGGTCTGCGCACCGTATCCGAACATGCCGTGCTGAACGCTAACTATATGCGGGCCAGATTGGCGCCTTATTTCGAAATGCCGTATGACCGGATCTGCAAACACGAATTCGTCATGTCCGGCAGCGGTCTTAAGCCATACGGCATCCATACGCTTGACGTTGCCAAACGACTGCTCGATTTCGGTTATCATCCGCCTACCATCTACTTCCCGCTGAATGTAGAAGAATGCATCATGATCGAGCCGACGGAAACCGAAAGCAAAGAAACGCTTGACGATTTCATCGACACGATGATCCAAATCGCCCAGGAGGCGAAAGAAAATCCCGAGCTGCTGCTGAATGCGCCTTATACCACGCCGGTAACCCGGCTGGACGAAACCGGCGCAGCCCGCAAGCCGGTTCTGAACTGCGCCTGCAGTTAA
- a CDS encoding AbrB family transcriptional regulator codes for MNTTRFQSWRLPGQLLTLVTALLGGFLFQWAGLPIPWLLGPMIFVLIGSLLFKNKYAWSNKTRNGGMVLVGYTIGLSMTGTALKSMSHQLPSMAAMTILLLLMCMGFAFIISKLSGIDFITLLMGSIPGGLTQVIMLAEETKGADITIVTFYQVIRLMMIIILVPLFIFSPLFGYQHSASGQAEAAQAASEAVSYAPGITWQLLVFLAVAAVFGLLANRIKFPTAFLLGPAIATAVFQAIWQSGPTLPTELVNAAQLVIGANVGLMLKPGALQNKIKVFGCALLSGVLLIVGAFVFALILKWTESLSLATSLLSMAPGGMDQMSIMAHEINAELSVVAGYQLFRTFFIFLAVPPLFRLFYKYYSGRKAPTEQT; via the coding sequence GTGAATACAACCCGATTCCAATCCTGGAGGCTGCCAGGCCAGCTGCTGACCTTGGTTACGGCGCTTCTGGGAGGATTTTTGTTTCAATGGGCCGGTCTGCCGATTCCTTGGCTGCTTGGGCCGATGATTTTTGTGCTGATTGGATCGCTGTTATTTAAAAATAAATATGCCTGGTCCAATAAAACCCGGAATGGCGGCATGGTCCTCGTAGGTTATACCATTGGCCTGTCCATGACCGGGACCGCTTTGAAGTCGATGTCTCACCAGCTTCCATCGATGGCGGCGATGACCATTTTGCTGCTGCTCATGTGCATGGGATTTGCGTTTATTATCTCCAAGCTGTCGGGCATCGATTTTATTACCCTGCTCATGGGGAGCATCCCCGGGGGATTGACCCAGGTCATTATGCTGGCTGAAGAAACCAAAGGGGCCGACATCACAATAGTCACCTTTTATCAGGTTATTCGGCTGATGATGATTATTATTTTGGTGCCGCTATTCATTTTCAGTCCACTGTTCGGTTATCAGCATTCGGCGAGCGGGCAGGCCGAAGCGGCTCAAGCCGCCTCGGAAGCGGTGTCCTATGCTCCTGGCATAACCTGGCAGCTGCTGGTTTTCTTAGCTGTAGCAGCGGTATTTGGACTGCTTGCGAACCGGATCAAATTCCCGACGGCCTTCCTGCTGGGACCGGCGATTGCGACAGCCGTTTTTCAGGCCATTTGGCAATCCGGACCCACTTTGCCAACCGAGCTGGTGAATGCCGCCCAGCTGGTGATCGGCGCCAACGTTGGCCTGATGCTGAAACCGGGTGCGCTGCAGAACAAGATCAAAGTCTTTGGCTGCGCCCTGCTGAGCGGCGTACTGCTGATTGTTGGAGCTTTTGTATTTGCTTTGATCCTGAAATGGACGGAGTCGCTTTCGCTGGCAACGTCGCTGCTCAGCATGGCGCCTGGCGGCATGGACCAAATGAGCATCATGGCCCACGAAATTAACGCTGAGCTTTCGGTGGTGGCCGGGTACCAGCTGTTCCGGACCTTCTTTATCTTCCTGGCCGTACCGCCGCTGTTCCGGCTGTTTTACAAGTATTACAGCGGGCGGAAGGCGCCCACGGAGCAAACTTAG
- a CDS encoding MBL fold metallo-hydrolase, producing the protein MKIRWYGQSSFLITSEAGTKVLIDPLGKMLGYKMPRLTADIVAVTHNHRDHNQVQIVDGEYILVNEAKSYEIDGIRIKGIKTFHDNVGGAKRGDNIVFVFEIDGMRVAHCGDLGHQLSDEQAEAIGQVDVLMVPVGGKMTLDGQGAYKVAQQLKPSIAIPMHYRKKALGLAGRFFFEKADVFLKLIGSSRHEQVLMVEPQHLKGQTEAVTLDYK; encoded by the coding sequence ATGAAGATAAGGTGGTATGGGCAGTCGAGTTTCTTGATCACAAGCGAGGCAGGGACGAAGGTGCTCATTGATCCGTTAGGCAAAATGCTGGGCTACAAAATGCCGCGTCTGACAGCGGATATAGTGGCGGTTACACATAACCACCGGGATCATAATCAGGTTCAAATTGTAGATGGTGAATACATCCTGGTTAACGAAGCCAAGTCTTATGAGATCGATGGAATCCGCATCAAAGGAATCAAAACTTTTCACGATAACGTGGGCGGGGCGAAACGGGGCGACAACATCGTGTTTGTGTTTGAGATCGATGGTATGCGGGTTGCGCATTGCGGCGATCTGGGGCATCAGCTGAGCGATGAGCAGGCGGAGGCGATTGGGCAGGTTGATGTGCTGATGGTGCCGGTTGGAGGCAAAATGACGCTGGACGGTCAAGGCGCTTATAAAGTCGCTCAGCAGCTTAAGCCCTCTATCGCCATTCCGATGCATTACCGGAAGAAAGCGCTTGGACTGGCCGGCAGGTTCTTTTTTGAAAAAGCAGATGTTTTTCTAAAATTAATCGGTTCTTCCCGTCATGAGCAGGTGCTGATGGTGGAACCTCAACATCTGAAGGGGCAAACGGAAGCTGTAACGCTGGATTATAAATAA
- a CDS encoding Rrf2 family transcriptional regulator: MAQVKRLGFGLQALRLLAKENRFMTSSEIAEVLGCEPTALRKVMAQLAESKLLEVRQGRMGGYKLFRSPEQIPLSEVFEAVRDDEAEWQGMLDTLQDAAEGSKIQNVFGRILNDINTVVEKTLGTYTVADLLEE; the protein is encoded by the coding sequence ATGGCGCAGGTAAAACGGCTTGGGTTTGGCCTGCAGGCGCTCAGATTGCTTGCGAAAGAGAACCGCTTTATGACCAGCTCAGAAATCGCCGAGGTGCTTGGTTGTGAACCGACAGCGCTGCGGAAAGTGATGGCCCAGCTGGCTGAAAGCAAGCTGCTGGAGGTCAGGCAGGGACGGATGGGAGGCTACAAGCTGTTTCGCAGTCCGGAACAAATTCCGCTTTCCGAGGTCTTTGAAGCTGTCCGGGATGATGAAGCCGAATGGCAGGGGATGCTCGACACCCTGCAGGATGCAGCGGAAGGCAGCAAGATTCAGAACGTCTTTGGCCGAATCCTGAATGATATTAACACAGTAGTAGAGAAGACGCTCGGGACCTACACGGTGGCGGATTTGCTTGAAGAGTAA
- a CDS encoding MFS transporter, with product MNVRGAESGHQHHRRTLPRSARLLLAVNACNALGTSLSSIFINVYWYKLTQDMSQTLLFNLITYLAWLPAFAAAGWLSKKASRTKALWIGSAVQVLFYISVLGLGTESSKWLTALGILNGIGQGFYWMSVNVLSVDVTSPENRDWFNGVNGIAGAVSGMIGPLVAGIVVGAMPQMAGYTTVFMLSFVCFLVSLLTALLLPKDRPEGGFDWSSLNQTLRHKEWRSLTFAFVGVAFRDGVLSVAIWLWVYIATGSESSTGQYAFLTTLLSVGGFYLVGHFGKEHLRWRFMVFGAVLISLSMTGIALLTTWSLVLYAVVSAARRPFFDAPFNTTAFNAIGRFDRNGTIRIELVVWREAALSVGRISSVALLYAIYRSDTPHIELQLNLFLGAMVVMGLMPLYFIRKAAAASQRSKRLPERHYSIGPSEEESA from the coding sequence GTGAATGTTAGAGGAGCCGAATCCGGGCATCAGCATCACCGCCGCACTCTTCCCCGTTCAGCCAGGCTCCTGCTGGCGGTGAATGCCTGCAATGCACTCGGTACCAGCTTATCCAGTATATTTATTAATGTATATTGGTATAAATTAACACAGGATATGTCTCAAACGCTGCTCTTTAATCTGATTACTTATTTGGCCTGGTTACCGGCGTTTGCAGCGGCAGGATGGCTCAGCAAAAAAGCCAGCCGCACCAAAGCATTATGGATCGGAAGCGCAGTACAGGTCCTATTTTACATCAGTGTATTGGGCTTAGGTACCGAGTCGTCCAAATGGCTGACAGCTTTAGGGATTCTGAATGGAATCGGGCAGGGTTTCTACTGGATGTCGGTGAATGTGCTCAGCGTGGATGTGACCAGCCCTGAGAACCGCGACTGGTTCAACGGAGTCAATGGAATTGCGGGAGCGGTTTCCGGCATGATAGGGCCGCTTGTGGCGGGAATCGTAGTTGGAGCTATGCCGCAGATGGCCGGTTATACCACCGTATTTATGCTTAGCTTTGTATGTTTCCTGGTTTCACTGCTGACCGCGCTGCTTCTGCCGAAAGACCGGCCTGAGGGGGGCTTTGACTGGAGCAGTTTAAATCAAACTTTGAGGCATAAGGAGTGGCGCTCGCTTACCTTCGCTTTTGTTGGTGTGGCTTTCCGGGACGGCGTGCTTTCGGTAGCAATCTGGCTGTGGGTTTATATCGCTACGGGCAGCGAAAGCTCAACGGGTCAATATGCGTTTCTGACTACACTGCTCTCGGTTGGCGGGTTCTACCTTGTCGGTCATTTCGGGAAAGAGCATTTGCGCTGGAGGTTTATGGTATTTGGCGCTGTGCTGATCAGCTTGTCCATGACAGGTATCGCACTGCTGACTACCTGGAGCCTTGTCTTATACGCAGTTGTCAGCGCAGCCCGCCGGCCTTTTTTTGATGCTCCTTTTAATACTACAGCCTTTAATGCAATCGGCCGATTTGACCGAAACGGAACAATCCGAATCGAGCTGGTTGTATGGAGGGAGGCAGCGCTCAGTGTTGGACGAATCTCCAGTGTAGCGCTGCTTTATGCGATTTACCGTTCTGATACTCCTCATATAGAACTACAATTAAATCTGTTTCTGGGGGCCATGGTTGTTATGGGCCTAATGCCTCTCTATTTCATTCGTAAGGCTGCTGCAGCTTCACAACGGTCGAAACGGTTGCCCGAACGACATTACTCTATCGGACCTAGTGAAGAAGAGTCTGCTTGA